In Equus caballus isolate H_3958 breed thoroughbred chromosome 7, TB-T2T, whole genome shotgun sequence, one DNA window encodes the following:
- the CCDC89 gene encoding coiled-coil domain-containing protein 89, which yields MPQEEKALQMDTPPSEEPLDKQNEKLENQEEEMEFKELDGLREALANLRGLSEEEKSEKALLCSRIQEQSQLICILKRRSDKALERCQILEMLNTELEEKRMLEAQKLKAKKEHAQKLEERFMTLAANHELMIRFKDEHKSQNVKLREENEKLRLENDNLFSQALKDQEAKVLQLTARSEVLAKELETLKQRCAQDACQAQAREKELLELQNQQAQAHTKETEQLRSQLQSLKQQHQQAMEQMAKAELEHSSLNQELQAKLQTVTREKEELLQLSMERGKVLQNKQAEIRQLEEKLEMADAARRHALERFEQEAVAVDSNLRVRELQRRVDGIQKAYDELRLQSEAFKKHSLDLLSKERELNAKLRHLFP from the coding sequence ATGCCCCAGGAAGAGAAGGCCCTCCAGATGGACACCCCACCCTCTGAAGAACCCTTAGATAAGCAAAACGAAAAACTGGAAAACCAGGAAGAGGAGATGGAGTTTAAGGAACTGGACGGTCTGAGGGAAGCCTTGGCAAACCTCCGGGGACTGTCTGAGGAGGAGAAGAGTGAGAAGGCGTTGCTTTGCTCCCGCATCCAGGAGCAGTCCCAGCTCATCTGCATCCTGAAGCGGAGGTCAGACAAGGCCTTGGAACGCTGCCAGATCCTGGAGATGCTCAACACAGAGCTGGAGGAGAAGAGGATGCTGGAGGCCCAGAAGCTGAAGGCCAAGAAGGAGCATGCCCAGAAGCTGGAGGAACGCTTTATGACCCTGGCAGCTAACCACGAGTTGATGATCCGCTTCAAGGACGAACACAAGAGTCAGAACGTCAAGCTGAGAGAGGAGAACGAGAAGCTGAGGCTGGAGAATGACAACCTCTTCAGCCAGGCTCTGAAGGACCAGGAGGCCAAAGTATTGCAGCTCACTGCCCGGAGCGAGGTCCTCGCCAAGGAGCTGGAGACTCTGAAACAGAGGTGTGCTCAGGATGCCTGCCAGGCGCAGGCCCGAGAGAAGGAGCTGCTGGAGCTGCAGAACCAGCAAGCCCAGGCCCACACCAAGGAGACAGAGCAGCTGCGCAGCCAGCTGCAGAGCCTcaagcagcagcaccagcaggcCATGGAGCAGATGGCAAAGGCTGAGCTGGAGCACAGCAGCCTGAACCAGGAGCTGCAGGCCAAGCTGCAGACCGTCACTCGTGAGAAAGAGGAGCTGCTGCAGCTGTCAATGGAGAGGGGCAAGGTGCTTCAGAACAAGCAAGCAGAGATCCGCCAGCTTGAGGAGAAGTTGGAGATGGCAGATGCGGCCAGGAGGCATGCGCTAGAGCGGTTTGAGCAAGAGGCAGTGGCTGTGGACAGTAATTTGAGAGTCCGGGAGCTTCAGCGCAGGGTAGATGGGATCCAGAAGGCCTACGATGAACTCAGGCTGCAGTCTGAAGC